The window AGAACATTTTGGGTTGAGTTTTACAAACTGTTTTAACCCAAAACATTGTCTTTAGATTATATAATTTACCCATTGCAGTCCTCACAACAATGTCCCGTGATAACTATGATGAGGGGATTCAGTGAGCAAATTAGGAGGCAAGCAAATAGACTTGAATCATATATCaaaaagagtattttagtaaataaatgaaacattaaGGTGTTTAAATAGTAAAGAAATGGGGAATACACAAAAGAGGAGAAATATAAGTCCACTACCCTTAtactaaaactaaaaaataaataaatgagaaatggatgacttctttttttttaatacttctTGTTTTTCTACTAAAAAATATGGTTATAAATCTTTGTTGATTGAGAGTTTGATTATCGAAGATATGGAATTCTTAGGGCTCGTTTAATGTATTGGTTATTGTTTTTTCAGGTTATTtaccttttaaaaaatatatgtttgattaaattttctaaaatatcagTTTTTAAGggttaaaaagtaaaaaatatcttttaatttttaaaaataaataaattatatataactaaataaaatataaattagtatttaaatatataaattgaacgATTAGACGGTTGAAATGATTTGTgatataaagtttgaaaaaaaaaaacattttttatatattttttttttgttcaatattaaattttctaGAAATTAGTTAGCGCagataatattgtattgaattgtatttttttttttctaaaacgaCCTTAAGGTTAACAAATATGTTTCTGATCAAATTTGAAAACTACTAATctcataaaaaacaaataaccaactattatatatactaaattgtttttattaattttaatattaatatattagatgTCTAAACAATTTAGACAGGTAGTCAAATGGGAATGGTGGTTTTTAAAGACTAAAGGTCACGCTTCAATGTATACTTAAAATGTCTTAAGTTGAAGTAGATGTCTTAATTGTGGAGTGCatgttttcttattaaaaaaataaataaaaaatgcttaaacataaaaataaaataaaaaagttgaataaGCCTATAAACGTTTTCAACCTTCTAGCGTCACGTTACATtgattatcataattttttcttttgtttgaatcataatttattttctgaAAAAATCTAGCGGGATCCAATCATTATTAATAGGTAAATAGAAGTATATAAGATATTGGATAGTTACGCCATATTATTttctaaccctaaccctagtCCATCATTCATCTATTGTGCCACAGCTTGTTGGGTTCGCCCCTATACCTATTATATAACTTTATActattaattattgtttgatttgataaataatgaaaaattgatttaaaatgaGCATCTAATTAAATGAGGTATATTATAATTGAAGATAATGGTTGGTACGCTACAAAACAAATGAACCAAGTTTTGAAACAGAAACCAATTTGACCAAAAAAGAGAGCAATTCCAACTTTTTATTGaccaaaaaacaaaacaattccAACTTTTTATCTATGGAACATGTCTCTAATATTATATACTGAAAGGATAAACAAACTAttatactaatatataattattgtctTGGAACATGGGAGGGAGGATTATAAATTAGGTGTGGGTTGGATCGAAATtggtaaaagaaaaagaaaaagaaaatggagGAGACAAAGGTGGAATTAATAGAAGAAGAGATAGTCATTATCGGTGCTGGAATTGCAGGTCTATCCACAGCTTTGGGACTTCACAGGTACGTACTATAATCATTCTTCTTGTTGGATTAGAAATGATaataatgaattggaaaaaGCAGATTGGGGTTGAAGAGCTTGGTGTTGGAATCATCAGACAGTCTTAGAGTGAGTGGCTTTGCTCTCACCTTGTGGACTAATGCTTGGAGGGCTCTCGATGCTCTTGGAGTAGCCGATTCTCTCAGAATCAAATTCCCTCAAATTCAAGGGTGGGTGGGTTGGTGGGTTCGTACTTTAATTCTCGATTCTcgatctaattatatatataatttgtaggTTTGAGCTTGCATCGGCCCATGCTTCTACTTCCACACCACAATCAGTAGCCGCTGACTGTGGATTGAATCGACCTTACGAATGCCGATGCGTGGAAAGAAAGGAGTTGCTCGAGACCCTGGCCAAGGAACTTCCACACGGAACCATTAGATTCTCCTCAAAGCTTCTTtccattcatcatcatcatcaacaatcTACTACAGGTTTCAAGTCTTTGCAACTGTCTGATGGTTCAGTAATCAACACCAAGGTGTTGATTGGCTGCGATGGTGTTAACTCCCAAGTGGCAAAATGGTTGGGTCTCAAAAACCCAGTTAAGTCAAACAGATCAGCGATCAGGGGTCTCCTTCAATCTCCCCCCGACGGAGGAGGACATGGGTTAGAACCCAGATTCCACGTCTACTTTGGCGGTGGAGTGCGTTTCGGGTTTGTTCCATGTAATAACAACTCCTTGTATTGGTTTTGCACCTTCACTCCTTCctcctcaacatcatcatcaGGTGGTAAGGAGGAAGAGTTTGAGGAAGGGGAAGCTATGAAGATGAAGCAATTTGTGTTGAACAAGGCTAGGAACGCCCCAAAGGAAATGCTGGAGGTGGTGGAGAGAACTGGGCTAGATGCGATCTCGTGTTCAGAGCTGAAATTGAGGCCGCCGTGGAATTTATTGACGGGTAATATTGTGAAAGACAATGTTTGTGTTGCCGGGGATGCTCTTCATCCTATGACTCCTGATATAGGTCAGGGCGGTTGTTCTGCTCTTGAGGACAGCGTGATACTTGCCAGGTGCATCGGGGAAGCTATGATGATGAAGACAAATGATGATAAATTGCTTGAGAAATACGGGAAAGAGAGGAGATGGAGAAGTTTTTGGCTGATTAGCGCGGCGTATATGATGGGTGTGATCCAAGAGAGCGGCGGGAAGGTGACGAGTTTTATTAGGGAGAAGGTTTTGCCTGGTTCAACTATTGGGGCCTTGGTCTATATGGCCGACTTTCATTGCGGCAAACTTACTACCACGGAATCTTCATCTTAAATTATAATCCATATTTATTCACTTTGTGTGTTTTCGAATCTGGGTTTC is drawn from Impatiens glandulifera chromosome 3, dImpGla2.1, whole genome shotgun sequence and contains these coding sequences:
- the LOC124931011 gene encoding monooxygenase 2-like, producing the protein MEETKVELIEEEIVIIGAGIAGLSTALGLHRLGLKSLVLESSDSLRVSGFALTLWTNAWRALDALGVADSLRIKFPQIQGFELASAHASTSTPQSVAADCGLNRPYECRCVERKELLETLAKELPHGTIRFSSKLLSIHHHHQQSTTGFKSLQLSDGSVINTKVLIGCDGVNSQVAKWLGLKNPVKSNRSAIRGLLQSPPDGGGHGLEPRFHVYFGGGVRFGFVPCNNNSLYWFCTFTPSSSTSSSGGKEEEFEEGEAMKMKQFVLNKARNAPKEMLEVVERTGLDAISCSELKLRPPWNLLTGNIVKDNVCVAGDALHPMTPDIGQGGCSALEDSVILARCIGEAMMMKTNDDKLLEKYGKERRWRSFWLISAAYMMGVIQESGGKVTSFIREKVLPGSTIGALVYMADFHCGKLTTTESSS